In Candidatus Limnocylindrales bacterium, a single window of DNA contains:
- a CDS encoding PIG-L deacetylase family protein: MLKLNFTKGSNSDYRILCLGSHCDDIEIGCGGTLLRLLESLEKSIVYWIVFSSTPQRASEALKSADLFLKQTTEKNIIIKDFRDGFFPFVGKEIKEYFERLKQEFSPDLIFTHYRNDLHQDHRFISELTWNTFRNHFILEYEIIKYDGDLGSPNFFVHLDESTCHRKIEYLLNSFKTQQAKHWFTADTFLSLLRIRGVESNAPSKYAEAFYCRKVVL, translated from the coding sequence ATGCTTAAATTGAACTTTACTAAAGGGAGTAACTCAGATTACAGGATTTTGTGCCTGGGCTCCCATTGCGACGATATTGAAATCGGTTGTGGGGGCACTCTCCTCAGGCTATTAGAAAGTCTGGAAAAGAGTATAGTTTACTGGATCGTTTTTAGTTCCACCCCGCAAAGAGCCTCAGAAGCTTTAAAAAGTGCTGATCTCTTTTTAAAGCAAACGACCGAAAAGAATATTATCATCAAGGATTTTAGAGACGGTTTTTTTCCCTTTGTTGGTAAGGAAATCAAAGAATATTTTGAACGGCTAAAACAAGAATTTTCTCCCGACCTCATTTTTACCCATTACCGAAATGATTTACATCAAGACCATCGGTTCATTTCTGAACTCACCTGGAATACTTTTAGAAATCATTTTATCCTCGAGTATGAAATAATTAAATATGATGGCGATCTAGGATCTCCTAATTTCTTCGTACATTTAGATGAATCAACCTGCCATAGAAAGATTGAATATCTTCTCAACAGTTTTAAAACTCAGCAAGCCAAACATTGGTTTACAGCAGATACCTTTTTGTCCTTACTCCGGATCCGGGGCGTCGAATCCAACGCACCGTCTAAATATGCTGAGGCTTTTTATTGTAGAAAAGTAGTTCTTTAA
- a CDS encoding glycosyltransferase family 2 protein: MNTRRPSISVGLPVYNGERFLREALDSILAQTFEDFELIISDNASTDGTEQICKDYAAKDPRIRYFRNDINLGASKNFNRVFELSSGEYFKWMSADDKCAPTFLEKCKEVLDRHPEVVLCYPKTNIIDEFGQVVRQYDDCLDLRFPRARDRFYQLFLRLSLSNAMFGLIRSDLLSKTSLLGNYIASDIVLLAELTLYGQFFELPEYLFFRRIHPQAASSDPSVERQQAHYDPKTVGNISLTSWRHLVEHFRSIKRAPLDFVEKLYLILTVLKLTRWDAKQLILELIQALKILRQRLFHSLKKNLILG, from the coding sequence ATGAATACTCGTAGACCCTCTATAAGTGTTGGGTTACCGGTATATAACGGTGAAAGGTTCCTAAGAGAAGCGCTGGATTCAATATTAGCTCAGACTTTTGAGGATTTTGAACTGATCATCTCAGATAACGCCTCAACAGATGGTACAGAACAAATTTGCAAAGACTATGCGGCTAAAGATCCGCGAATTCGGTATTTTCGGAACGATATAAATTTAGGTGCCTCCAAAAATTTTAATCGTGTTTTTGAGTTATCCTCAGGAGAATACTTCAAGTGGATGTCGGCAGATGATAAGTGTGCTCCTACCTTTCTGGAAAAGTGTAAAGAAGTTTTAGACAGGCACCCCGAGGTGGTTCTCTGTTATCCTAAAACAAATATTATTGATGAATTCGGACAGGTTGTCCGTCAATATGACGACTGCCTTGATCTACGATTTCCCCGAGCCAGAGACCGTTTTTACCAGTTATTTCTTAGATTAAGCCTGTCTAATGCCATGTTTGGACTCATACGTTCAGATCTATTAAGTAAAACTTCACTTCTTGGAAATTATATCGCCTCGGATATTGTTTTACTTGCAGAACTGACTTTATACGGTCAATTTTTTGAGCTACCCGAGTATTTATTTTTTCGACGAATTCATCCACAGGCTGCAAGTAGTGATCCTTCTGTAGAAAGGCAGCAGGCACATTATGATCCTAAGACCGTGGGAAATATTTCCTTAACCTCCTGGAGGCATCTGGTCGAGCATTTTCGCTCTATCAAGCGCGCTCCCCTTGATTTTGTTGAAAAGTTATACCTGATCCTTACCGTTTTAAAACTTACCCGGTGGGATGCAAAACAATTGATCCTGGAGTTAATACAGGCTCTCAAAATTCTCAGACAGAGGCTGTTCCACTCTTTAAAGAAGAACTTAATTTTAGGCTAA
- a CDS encoding oligosaccharide flippase family protein, with product MIADLKNIAKHTSIYTLGNILTKVVGFFMIPIYTHYLSTSDYGILELLTLTSTILAMILGLRLPSALVRFYPESENMKDKNRLVSTILMTVVVISVGALCFLLPSREFISRWVFGSEAYSRHFTFIFVSLAFELCNAVSYTYLRILEKSGYFTVVSLLQLVLGLSLNIYFIVGLGWGVLGILMSMVISNGLICLLLVGYMLLKVKFHPDISQIPMLLKYTAPLILSGFFIFILNMGDRFLLNRLADLNAVGIYSLGYKFGMMLNIFVGDPFHLTWAPKRVEIYKRWINRNEVFRQVTTYLILILAFVGLIISILIKDVLIFIAAPEFLPAYRVVPWVVLGYAFYILYYVVDIGIFMNNKNFWYLTISFLAATLNLGLNFLLIPRLGFMGAAISTTVSFAFCPVMAFFISQKYYPVPYDFVRILKIILSALAIYWISSQISIPLPLLDILVKLVMIISYPITLYLIGFFEPEEIFFIKGRLFQRLGLVS from the coding sequence ATGATTGCAGATCTTAAAAACATTGCAAAACATACTTCCATTTATACCCTGGGTAATATCCTGACTAAAGTGGTCGGTTTTTTTATGATTCCCATTTATACCCACTATCTCAGTACATCAGATTACGGTATTTTAGAACTACTCACCCTTACCTCAACTATTTTAGCCATGATTTTAGGATTGAGACTCCCTTCTGCCTTGGTAAGATTCTATCCTGAATCCGAGAACATGAAGGATAAAAACAGACTGGTGAGTACCATCCTGATGACTGTTGTGGTTATTTCGGTGGGTGCTCTGTGTTTTCTTCTTCCAAGCAGAGAATTTATCTCTCGCTGGGTATTTGGAAGTGAAGCGTATAGCCGGCATTTTACGTTCATATTTGTGAGTTTAGCGTTTGAACTCTGTAACGCAGTTTCTTACACCTATTTAAGGATTTTAGAAAAATCTGGTTACTTTACTGTAGTCTCTCTTTTACAACTTGTTTTGGGGCTTTCTTTAAATATTTATTTTATTGTTGGATTAGGGTGGGGGGTATTGGGAATTCTCATGAGTATGGTTATTTCTAATGGTCTTATCTGCCTGCTTCTGGTTGGATATATGCTTTTGAAAGTAAAATTCCATCCTGATATCTCTCAGATACCTATGTTACTCAAGTACACCGCGCCTCTTATACTTAGCGGTTTTTTTATATTTATCCTGAATATGGGGGACCGTTTTCTTCTGAATCGGCTTGCAGACCTCAATGCAGTAGGTATCTATTCCTTAGGATATAAGTTCGGAATGATGCTAAATATCTTTGTGGGAGACCCTTTTCACTTAACCTGGGCTCCTAAAAGAGTTGAGATTTATAAGCGTTGGATAAACAGAAATGAAGTTTTCAGGCAAGTTACTACTTATTTAATTCTTATTCTGGCTTTTGTGGGGTTAATCATTTCTATACTTATCAAAGACGTACTCATTTTCATTGCTGCACCAGAATTTTTGCCTGCTTATCGCGTTGTACCCTGGGTCGTTTTAGGTTACGCATTTTACATCCTGTATTATGTTGTGGATATAGGAATTTTTATGAATAACAAAAATTTTTGGTATCTTACTATCAGCTTCCTGGCTGCAACCCTTAACCTAGGCTTAAACTTTTTACTCATTCCCCGGCTAGGTTTTATGGGTGCGGCCATCAGCACAACCGTATCTTTCGCCTTCTGTCCTGTTATGGCATTTTTCATTTCACAAAAGTACTATCCTGTTCCCTATGACTTTGTCCGAATTCTTAAAATAATTCTATCGGCCTTAGCCATTTATTGGATAAGTTCTCAGATATCGATTCCGTTGCCTCTTCTGGATATTTTAGTTAAACTGGTCATGATAATTTCTTATCCCATAACCCTTTATTTAATAGGATTCTTCGAACCGGAAGAGATCTTTTTTATTAAAGGTCGATTATTTCAAAGGTTGGGTCTGGTATCTTAA
- a CDS encoding FG-GAP-like repeat-containing protein produces the protein MKSLQRYGSVVKTAVKHKIFFIKFFFNHRIDFIFSVLVTLFLWLNLSSWIAYAQTAPPPFTSGSTTAAKFGTYEVVLTGNGSVMNPFDTPATVTFIPPSGTANAVTVSAFYDGGNTWRARVYVTETGTWQWFSNSPTDSGLNNKSGTFIAVNSNLRGLLRKDPVNPRAWRSDDGRPFFPIGDTAWYLFHNQEALWQQYVQDDAAKGINLLGPVGALGSPFTGPDSWGNGHNTGNDPWIAGDTSRYDLTKFQNAENRLIWTFNNYPELYIQSQLFGMEWQSQWFSLPQSVRNNTMRYMIARWSAFPNLLWLVSEDQDVTNSTTLAFNREVGNFFASMEPWKHLMSTLPNRFQGFPFTTPGDLNWVGYISFQDSGGPGASQLKTYRFDTVPLHVQFCEDYYEQDYGGPPSGYSDPRFYIRWSFWSWILSGGSYTYGGRWGVIHPYTQTGSPNLRWIGAGGVNYTGYQLHGLDSVPYIWSYFRDRNIDLSLFQPNDNLVTSFAIKPGYSWRPKLMQRGTSEFIVYNPNAGSEGQSATIEPTITASMTIDLTSAPGTFQVEWYRPHDGVAQSGGTVTGGGLRNFTAPWQGYDVVLRLYTASTPTPTPTRTPTPVPTPTPTPTPTPTRTPTPVPTPTPTPTLIPTGIPTPTPSPMPASTPGPDPTSIPTPTSTPTPIQIQTPTPTRTPTPVPTPTPTPTRTPTPTLIPTRTPTPIPTQTPRPISTATPTPTSNLIPDFFSLPISWGISGDTPIPQDYNGDRWADIAVWRPLEGSWYILLSTVASGLIQPWGQVGDKVVPGDFDGDNKADIAVFQPSTGLWFILNSFTGPVVKKFGKASDIPVPADYDGDGKTDIAVFRPSLGTWIIRPSHGGSLILIRWGQNNDIPVPADYDGDGRADLAVWRPDEGTWYISFSGGGFFIEKWGLPGDELVPADYDGDGRADLAVWRPDEGTWYIHFSGGDSRVTLWGLPDDIPIPADYNGDGKAELAVWRPGNGTWYILFDKE, from the coding sequence ATGAAATCCTTACAAAGGTATGGGTCGGTAGTTAAAACAGCAGTTAAACATAAGATATTTTTTATTAAATTCTTCTTTAACCATAGAATCGATTTTATTTTTTCAGTTCTCGTAACCCTCTTTTTGTGGTTGAATCTTTCTTCCTGGATTGCATATGCCCAAACCGCTCCTCCCCCCTTTACCAGCGGTTCCACCACTGCAGCAAAATTTGGAACTTATGAGGTTGTCTTGACTGGTAATGGATCTGTAATGAATCCTTTTGATACCCCGGCAACGGTTACATTTATTCCCCCATCCGGTACAGCAAATGCTGTAACCGTATCTGCCTTCTATGATGGTGGTAATACCTGGCGGGCTCGCGTTTATGTAACAGAAACCGGTACATGGCAGTGGTTCTCGAATTCTCCAACGGATTCTGGATTAAATAATAAATCGGGGACCTTCATTGCAGTAAATTCGAATCTACGCGGATTGCTCAGGAAAGACCCTGTAAATCCTCGGGCCTGGAGAAGCGATGACGGGCGACCCTTCTTCCCCATCGGAGATACGGCATGGTATCTTTTTCACAATCAGGAAGCACTCTGGCAACAATATGTCCAGGATGATGCGGCAAAGGGAATTAATCTCCTGGGTCCGGTGGGTGCTTTAGGCAGCCCCTTTACCGGTCCAGACTCCTGGGGTAACGGTCATAACACCGGCAATGATCCGTGGATAGCCGGAGATACAAGCCGTTATGATCTCACCAAGTTCCAAAATGCAGAGAATCGGTTAATATGGACATTTAATAATTATCCGGAGTTGTACATCCAATCTCAACTCTTTGGAATGGAATGGCAATCCCAGTGGTTCAGCCTACCCCAGTCGGTACGAAACAATACGATGCGATACATGATCGCACGCTGGTCTGCATTTCCTAACCTCTTGTGGTTGGTCAGTGAAGATCAAGATGTCACAAACAGTACCACATTAGCCTTTAATCGAGAGGTAGGTAACTTCTTTGCTTCCATGGAGCCATGGAAACACTTAATGTCTACTCTCCCCAACCGTTTTCAAGGATTTCCATTTACCACTCCAGGTGATCTTAACTGGGTCGGTTATATCAGTTTCCAGGATTCCGGAGGTCCTGGAGCGTCTCAACTCAAAACTTATAGGTTTGATACCGTTCCACTTCATGTCCAATTCTGTGAAGACTACTATGAACAAGACTACGGGGGGCCACCCAGTGGATATAGTGATCCAAGATTCTATATACGCTGGAGCTTCTGGTCCTGGATTCTGTCCGGGGGATCGTATACCTATGGAGGTCGATGGGGTGTCATTCATCCCTATACTCAGACCGGGAGTCCCAATCTTCGATGGATAGGAGCCGGTGGGGTAAATTATACGGGTTATCAACTTCATGGTCTTGATTCTGTTCCCTATATCTGGTCCTATTTTAGGGATCGAAACATTGATTTGAGTCTTTTCCAACCCAATGACAATCTGGTAACCTCCTTTGCCATTAAACCAGGCTACAGTTGGCGTCCCAAATTGATGCAGAGGGGTACCTCTGAATTCATCGTCTACAATCCCAATGCCGGTTCAGAAGGGCAATCTGCTACGATAGAACCAACTATAACGGCAAGTATGACGATCGATTTAACTTCTGCCCCGGGCACTTTTCAGGTAGAATGGTATCGACCCCACGACGGTGTGGCTCAAAGTGGAGGAACCGTCACCGGTGGTGGATTACGTAACTTTACGGCACCATGGCAGGGCTACGACGTAGTACTTCGTTTATATACAGCTTCTACCCCGACTCCGACTCCGACCCGAACTCCAACGCCAGTTCCGACTCCGACTCCGACTCCAACTCCGACTCCGACCCGAACTCCAACACCAGTTCCGACTCCGACTCCGACTCCGACTTTGATCCCAACAGGAATACCAACCCCGACTCCAAGCCCAATGCCGGCATCAACCCCAGGACCAGATCCTACATCAATTCCAACGCCAACTTCAACCCCTACTCCTATACAGATACAGACCCCGACTCCGACTCGGACCCCGACCCCGGTTCCAACTCCAACCCCGACTCCGACTCGGACCCCAACGCCGACTTTAATTCCAACAAGAACGCCGACCCCAATTCCAACCCAGACCCCAAGACCTATTTCTACAGCTACACCAACCCCTACTTCCAATTTGATTCCGGACTTCTTCTCCCTTCCTATAAGTTGGGGGATTTCTGGAGATACTCCCATACCTCAGGATTATAACGGAGATCGCTGGGCAGACATAGCCGTATGGCGGCCTCTGGAAGGAAGCTGGTATATTTTGCTGAGTACTGTCGCCAGCGGCCTTATCCAACCCTGGGGACAGGTAGGAGATAAAGTTGTGCCGGGTGACTTTGATGGAGACAATAAAGCAGATATAGCAGTCTTTCAGCCCTCTACCGGACTCTGGTTTATCCTGAACTCTTTCACAGGACCTGTTGTAAAAAAGTTTGGAAAAGCTTCAGATATTCCAGTACCTGCCGATTATGATGGGGATGGGAAAACCGATATAGCGGTCTTTCGACCGTCTCTAGGTACGTGGATTATCAGACCTTCCCATGGAGGGTCTTTGATCCTGATAAGGTGGGGGCAAAATAACGATATTCCGGTACCTGCCGATTATGATGGGGATGGGAGGGCAGATCTGGCCGTTTGGCGACCCGATGAGGGAACCTGGTATATCAGTTTCTCAGGAGGAGGTTTCTTTATAGAAAAATGGGGCCTACCCGGTGATGAGCTGGTACCTGCCGATTATGATGGGGATGGGAGGGCAGATCTGGCCGTTTGGCGACCCGATGAGGGAACCTGGTATATCCATTTCTCAGGTGGGGATAGCCGGGTAACCTTATGGGGCCTGCCTGATGATATACCGATCCCTGCAGACTACAATGGAGATGGAAAGGCAGAATTAGCGGTCTGGAGACCAGGTAATGGAACCTGGTATATCCTTTTTGATAAGGAGTAG
- a CDS encoding acyl-CoA synthetase — MDVEDRYEKIYREFQWSIPEHYNIAVDICDRHAASDEKKLALIYEDNSGRIEKYTFGDLRSYSNRLANLLAHLGISRGDRFGIVLSQQPETVIAHLAGFKLGLINIPLFTLFGPDALEYRLQNSRTRIVIVDVENLDKILEIKPRLENLEYIICVGWPDKPAPQGIINYTQVLSKASDRFTPLATTAEDPALIIYTSGTTGPPKGALHAHRVLLGHLPGVNLANNFLPQPGDLSWTPADWAWIGGLIDVLFPSLHYGIPVVAFRAKKFDPEKALDLMVRHEVRNTFLPPTALKMLRTLTGIKNKYPLRLRSVLSGGEPLGEEVLEWGRAELGLDINEFYGQTEANLLVGNCAVIMPIKPGSMGRPTPGHKVTVVDEKGNPLQPGEVGEIAVRKGDPVMFLGYWQNESATREKFIGDWLLTGDIGHFDEDGYFWFRGRKDDVITSAGYRIGPAEVEDCLLKHPAVALSAVIGVPDEIRGSVVKAFIILKEGYTASPTLAMEIQNFVKTRLAAHEYPREIEFVTELPMTVTGKIKRGELRKRAQSSKRLQG, encoded by the coding sequence ATGGACGTGGAGGACCGTTATGAAAAAATTTATCGTGAATTTCAATGGTCCATTCCCGAGCACTATAATATTGCCGTAGACATTTGTGACCGGCATGCGGCTTCTGATGAAAAAAAACTGGCTTTAATTTATGAAGATAACTCCGGTCGGATAGAAAAATATACCTTTGGAGATTTAAGAAGCTACTCTAACAGGCTGGCCAATCTGTTGGCGCATTTGGGAATCAGCAGGGGGGATCGGTTCGGGATCGTGTTATCCCAACAGCCGGAGACGGTCATTGCACACCTGGCCGGTTTCAAACTGGGTTTAATTAATATCCCCCTGTTTACCTTATTTGGTCCAGATGCTCTGGAGTATCGTTTACAAAATAGCCGGACCCGAATAGTTATCGTTGACGTGGAGAATCTGGATAAGATTTTGGAGATAAAACCCAGGTTAGAAAATTTAGAGTATATTATCTGTGTAGGCTGGCCGGATAAGCCGGCCCCCCAAGGAATTATCAACTACACCCAGGTGCTATCCAAAGCCTCGGATCGCTTTACCCCCCTTGCAACTACCGCAGAGGATCCTGCTTTAATCATTTATACTTCTGGGACTACAGGTCCACCTAAAGGAGCTCTACACGCCCATCGGGTTTTACTGGGACATTTACCCGGTGTTAACCTGGCCAACAACTTCCTTCCGCAGCCGGGTGATCTTTCCTGGACTCCTGCAGACTGGGCCTGGATTGGGGGTTTGATCGATGTTTTATTCCCCAGTTTGCATTACGGTATTCCGGTTGTGGCCTTTCGTGCAAAAAAATTCGATCCCGAGAAAGCCCTCGACCTGATGGTTCGACATGAGGTCCGAAATACCTTTCTACCACCTACGGCCTTAAAAATGCTACGTACCCTCACAGGGATCAAAAACAAATATCCTTTACGTCTTCGCTCGGTTCTTAGCGGTGGAGAACCTTTAGGAGAAGAAGTGCTGGAATGGGGGCGTGCTGAACTGGGTCTGGATATCAATGAATTTTATGGACAAACCGAAGCCAATTTGCTGGTAGGTAACTGTGCCGTCATCATGCCCATCAAACCCGGTTCCATGGGTCGACCAACTCCCGGTCATAAGGTGACCGTCGTCGACGAGAAGGGAAATCCCCTCCAACCCGGTGAAGTTGGGGAAATCGCGGTTAGGAAAGGCGATCCGGTCATGTTCCTGGGATATTGGCAAAACGAATCGGCGACCCGGGAGAAATTTATCGGTGACTGGTTATTGACAGGGGATATAGGTCATTTCGATGAAGACGGTTATTTCTGGTTCCGGGGTCGCAAAGACGACGTTATTACCAGTGCCGGTTATCGGATCGGTCCGGCTGAAGTGGAAGATTGTCTGTTGAAACATCCCGCCGTAGCCCTCTCGGCCGTCATCGGCGTCCCGGATGAAATCCGAGGAAGCGTGGTAAAGGCATTCATTATCCTGAAGGAAGGATATACCGCTTCTCCAACCCTGGCAATGGAGATTCAAAATTTTGTCAAAACCCGATTGGCTGCCCACGAATATCCCCGAGAGATAGAATTTGTCACGGAGTTGCCTATGACGGTAACGGGTAAAATCAAACGTGGAGAATTGAGGAAGAGAGCTCAAAGCTCGAAGAGGCTGCAAGGTTAA
- the bamD gene encoding outer membrane protein assembly factor BamD: MRFPAFPLLSPSPVLLLCLFVIVFYLSPFPVTAHVIIDPEAIQGILAEIDKDYRESKEGMTSEAKAEALYRLGERSQSIADLLNQDLLAHGRSDLLAQFLIKRLETYEIKITFSEQEQRYVYDLAAFREYLNQAPSGKRAAEARFQVIARTFYETLGTDPSKIVKTDVAGLMKAVAEKERFLREYPQYEKIKEVLFFLAVDYYRLLKNVQDPEKVKEYRRLSKEALERLVTGYPGTIEARAAETLLEGL, encoded by the coding sequence GTGAGATTTCCAGCTTTCCCACTCCTCTCTCCCTCTCCCGTTCTCTTGCTCTGTCTTTTCGTAATAGTTTTCTACCTCTCTCCCTTCCCGGTTACTGCCCACGTGATTATCGATCCCGAGGCTATTCAGGGAATCCTTGCCGAAATCGACAAGGATTATCGGGAGTCTAAAGAAGGGATGACCAGTGAAGCGAAAGCAGAGGCCCTTTATCGCCTGGGTGAGAGAAGCCAGAGTATTGCCGATCTTCTCAATCAGGATCTCTTGGCCCACGGTCGAAGTGATCTTCTGGCTCAATTCCTTATCAAAAGACTGGAAACCTATGAAATCAAAATTACCTTTTCTGAGCAGGAGCAGCGTTATGTTTACGATCTGGCCGCTTTTCGGGAATATCTAAATCAGGCCCCTTCTGGGAAACGAGCCGCTGAAGCCAGATTTCAGGTGATCGCCCGAACTTTCTACGAAACCCTGGGAACCGATCCTTCGAAGATTGTGAAAACCGATGTTGCAGGGCTTATGAAAGCCGTGGCTGAAAAGGAACGGTTTCTGAGGGAATACCCCCAATATGAAAAAATCAAAGAAGTTCTGTTCTTTCTGGCTGTGGATTACTACCGCCTGTTAAAGAATGTTCAAGACCCGGAAAAGGTGAAAGAATATCGACGACTTTCCAAGGAAGCTTTGGAACGGCTTGTAACAGGATACCCGGGAACTATAGAGGCCCGGGCCGCTGAGACCCTTTTAGAGGGATTGTAG
- a CDS encoding TAXI family TRAP transporter solute-binding subunit, giving the protein MDRRTFFRLTLIGMAGFLMGHSPYRQWVVYRRKRLFILTSAAEETAFPFGQTVAQVLAIYFPESQAMAARARDSLEIVKLIGSQQLDVALLQADEAQDAFQGKGKFQEEGPLPTLRTLFVFGSYLLVCREDFSKQKAYQIVKTLAEHEEKWKSPGLDSAESANFFTKNNSSLQTMNFIPPFHPGTLDFYEGRPFPTEQEEMH; this is encoded by the coding sequence ATGGATCGAAGAACCTTCTTTCGGCTTACTCTAATAGGAATGGCCGGATTTCTGATGGGTCACAGTCCGTATCGACAGTGGGTGGTTTACAGGAGAAAGCGTCTCTTTATTTTGACCAGCGCTGCAGAAGAAACTGCTTTCCCCTTCGGTCAAACCGTTGCCCAGGTGCTGGCTATCTACTTCCCCGAGAGTCAGGCCATGGCAGCCAGGGCAAGAGATTCTCTGGAAATTGTAAAACTTATCGGAAGTCAACAACTTGATGTGGCCCTTCTTCAAGCTGATGAAGCTCAAGACGCCTTCCAGGGAAAGGGAAAGTTCCAGGAGGAAGGACCTCTTCCAACTTTAAGAACCTTGTTTGTTTTTGGATCTTACCTTCTCGTCTGTCGAGAGGATTTTTCAAAACAAAAAGCCTATCAGATCGTAAAAACTTTGGCTGAACACGAGGAGAAATGGAAATCCCCAGGATTGGATTCGGCGGAGTCTGCCAACTTTTTCACTAAAAATAATTCAAGCCTCCAGACCATGAACTTTATTCCTCCTTTTCACCCTGGAACTCTTGACTTCTATGAAGGACGTCCCTTCCCAACCGAACAGGAGGAAATGCATTGA
- a CDS encoding acetamidase/formamidase family protein, translating to MLRLRFWVVCILAVCLAFRVTDLALAKTLKIAKTGARCADDPKCHNRWHPAIKPVETAEPGDILIYETRDAFDHAFTRNSTAADVVAANLNLVHPLTGPVFINGAERGDVLAVTLIDIEPDVFGYTVIVPGFGFLRDIFPNPHIVRWDLNRLEATSPDMPGVRIPFDGFMGTIGVAPGPEEVEIMYKREEALRAAGGFVLPPEPKDALPKEVCGPTGTHKDRCLRTIPPRENGGNMDIKQMQKGTTLLLPCFVKGCLLSIGDVHFAQGDGEVSGTAIEMDATVTVKVEVRKGLGAFVRQPHFEGGDQLKQLAPDQFYATVGFPIKPEGKVVPYNQYLDGTRIGPLMNLSEDVTLAARDALLQMIDWLVKNKNMTREQAYTLCSVAVDLRIGNLVDVPNFAVSAILPLEVFK from the coding sequence ATGTTAAGGTTGAGGTTCTGGGTAGTATGTATTTTGGCTGTTTGTTTGGCTTTTAGAGTAACCGACCTGGCTTTGGCCAAGACCCTTAAGATCGCGAAGACTGGAGCCCGCTGTGCAGACGATCCAAAATGCCATAATCGTTGGCATCCCGCTATTAAACCTGTAGAGACGGCGGAACCCGGCGACATTCTCATCTACGAAACCCGAGATGCCTTTGACCATGCTTTTACTCGAAACTCTACAGCTGCCGATGTCGTAGCAGCAAACCTGAACCTCGTTCATCCCCTGACAGGTCCTGTTTTTATTAACGGGGCCGAACGAGGAGATGTTCTCGCGGTTACTCTGATAGATATTGAGCCCGACGTTTTTGGTTACACGGTTATTGTTCCGGGTTTTGGATTCTTAAGGGATATTTTCCCTAACCCCCATATCGTACGATGGGATCTGAACCGACTTGAAGCGACTTCTCCTGACATGCCGGGGGTTAGAATTCCTTTCGATGGGTTTATGGGAACCATCGGAGTTGCTCCTGGACCTGAGGAAGTCGAAATCATGTACAAAAGGGAAGAGGCTTTGAGGGCTGCGGGGGGTTTCGTGCTTCCACCGGAGCCTAAAGATGCTCTACCCAAGGAGGTTTGTGGTCCGACGGGAACCCATAAGGATCGCTGTCTACGGACAATTCCGCCCAGGGAAAATGGGGGTAACATGGATATTAAGCAGATGCAGAAAGGTACAACCCTCCTCCTACCCTGCTTTGTAAAAGGCTGTCTCCTCTCCATAGGAGATGTTCATTTTGCCCAAGGGGACGGCGAGGTTTCCGGAACGGCCATTGAAATGGATGCAACGGTAACAGTTAAGGTAGAAGTCCGTAAGGGACTGGGTGCCTTCGTCCGTCAACCCCACTTTGAAGGAGGCGATCAATTGAAACAATTGGCCCCAGACCAATTTTATGCAACGGTGGGATTTCCTATTAAACCTGAAGGTAAAGTAGTCCCCTACAATCAATACCTGGATGGTACCCGGATTGGCCCCTTAATGAATCTTTCTGAAGATGTTACCTTAGCCGCACGGGACGCCCTCCTGCAGATGATTGATTGGTTGGTCAAAAACAAAAATATGACCCGGGAACAAGCTTACACCCTTTGTAGTGTAGCCGTAGATCTCAGGATTGGAAATCTGGTGGACGTTCCTAACTTTGCCGTCTCCGCTATCCTACCCTTGGAGGTGTTTAAGTAG